The following are encoded together in the Daucus carota subsp. sativus chromosome 5, DH1 v3.0, whole genome shotgun sequence genome:
- the LOC108222167 gene encoding uncharacterized protein LOC108222167 isoform X2, with product MKKNAPDESEPCDAEVFVKTRTRDAGRKYKTSTKTMKKKIDKINKKINSGEAADEMLLDKEHGPTWLLGRCKKPQKLSAAAPTDTYVKELTTKIKEGLAAEVEEKVKKIQEEVDEQVNRKVQQNLASVLKKLGEANPNITIDVTELCAHVASDNDDGTPMTKGTSF from the exons ATG aaaaagaATGCCCCAGATGAGTCTGAACCATGTGATGCAGAGGTTTTTGTGAAAACTCGGACTCGTGATGCAGGACGCAAGTACAAGACCAGTactaaaacaatgaaaaagaaaatt gataaaattaacaaaaaaatcaattccgGGGAGGCTGCTGATGAAATGCTTTTGGATAAAGAGCATGGCCCGACTTGGCTCTTAGGGAGATGCAAGAAGCCGCAAAAACTATCAGCTGCTGCTCCAACGGATACATATGTCAAAGAATTGACAACAAAAATTAAGGAAGGCCTTGCTGCTGAAGTCGAGGAAAAAGTGAAGAAAATCCAAGAAGAGGTAGATGAGCAGGTAAACAGGAAGGTGCAACAAAATTTGGCATCGGTCCTTAAGAAACTTGGTGAAGCAAACCCCAACATCACAATTGATGTTACAGAGCTGTGTGCACATGTGGCTAGTGACAATGACGATGGCACACCAATGACTAAAGGCACCAGCTTCTAG
- the LOC108222167 gene encoding uncharacterized protein LOC108222167 isoform X1 — MDDVDNTWINLPKYSVEYIRGIKAFIRNAFPNVAVGDEMTCPCRICKNIKWHSQDLIYDHLICNGHSPLCSEWIVGIAQIPLQPVNDEDLDLGDKENNLNFEDNLDEMFHQPNGPNVDAKKFYAHLEEGKQPLYPGSKKYSRLSFIIRLYSLKCVHGITESGFGAILELIKEAFPEANIPLSFNAAKNIIRDLGLDYQKIHACPNHCMLYWGENENENSCRTCGISRWVVVEKKGTSDDNTGKTIHKVPANVMRYFPLRPRLQRLFMCKEYSTLMVFHLRGSNCCWNIGMMKVFRIKPGKIQIAASHIPRLTLLVLKVSHSFDTK; from the exons ATGGACGATGTGGATAATACTTGGATAAACCTTCCAAAGTATAGTGTCGAGTACATCAGAGGAATAAAAGCCTTTATTCGGAATGCATTCCCTAACGTAGCCGTAGGTGATGAAATGACATGCCCCTGTAGAATATGTAAAAACATAAAGTGGCATAGTCAGGACCTTATATACGATCATCTCATCTGCAATGGCCATTCGCCTTTGTGCTCTGAATGGATTGTGGGAATTGCACAGATTCCTCTCCAGCCAGTTAACGACGAGGATCTTGATTTAGGGGATAAAgagaataatttaaatttcgaAGATAACCTAGATGAGATGTTTCATCAGCCTAATGGACCAAATGTCGATGCTAAAAAATTTTATGCCCATCTTGAAGAGGGAAAGCAACCCTTATATCCAGGCTCCAAAAAATATTCAAGATTAAGTTTTATTATCCGACTTTATTCCTTAAAGTGTGTTCACGGAATCACGGAGTCTGGATTTGGGGCTATATTAGAGCTTATCAAAGAAGCTTTTCCAGAGGCAAACATACCACTGTCCTTCAACGCTGCTAAGAACATAATTAGGGATTTAGGGCTCGATTATCAAAAGATACACGCTTGTCCAAACCATTGCATGTTGTATTGGGGAGAGAATGAAAATGAAAACTCTTGCAGAACTTGTGGTATTTCAAGGTGGGTTGTAGTGGAAAAGAAAGGGACCAGTGATGATAATACGGGGAAGACAATTCACAAAGTCCCTGCAAACGTGATGCGTTATTTTCCACTACGCCCTAGGCTGCAAAGACTATTTATGTGCAAAGAGTATTCAACACTTATGGTATTCCACTTGAGAGGTTCAAATTGCTGTTGGAATATTGGAATGATGAAAGTATTCAG GATAAAGCCAGGAAAAATTCAAATAGCCGCAAGTCATATACCGAGACTCACACTCTTGGTCCTAAAAGTATCGCACAGCTTCGACACAAAATG a